The Aedes albopictus strain Foshan chromosome 1, AalbF5, whole genome shotgun sequence genomic interval GGCATCTTTGAGCTTGGTGAAAACCGTGTTTTTCAACTTATCACATGGCTTGAATGAAGCTGTGATTTCGTGCTGTTTCAGCGTTTTGCTCACCTTCTCACTGAGACCCGGGATGTATGGGATGGACACGTACTTTTTCGATTCCTCTTTTTTCTCTTCGTTCTCCATCGTGTTGTAGAGTAGATGGACTCGGTCTGTTAACGTACGTTTTATGAGATCCTCCGGGTAGTTGTTGTTGCGGAGAATCTTTTTTACCATTCCAATGCTTTCCTCCCTTCGATCTGTGTCCGTGAGCTTGAGTGCCCGATCGATGAGTGCGATCATCGTGTTTACCTTGTGAGTATGCGGGCTCTCCGAGTGGTAGTCTAGATAGCGACCATCTTTCTGCTTCGGGATCCACATTTTTCGAATCCTCTCACCACTTCGCGAGAGTGTGAGATCCAGGAACCGAAGTGCCTCATCCATTTCTTCCTCCACGGTGAACTGTAGCTTCTCGTCGATGACGTTGAACTGCTCCACCACTTTCTCCACATCTTCTCTTCTCCCAACAATGAAGCAGTCGTCGACGCACCGTCTGTATATGGACAGGGTGATATTTTTCTCCTCTAGTTGTGTTATGGCCTCCTGTTCTACCTTCTCCATGATGAGGTTCGCCACTACCGGTGAAAGAGGGGATCCCATGGGGACCCCCGTTGTTTGGCAGTAGAATTTCCCGTCATACTGGAAAAACGATGCTTCCAGGACAGTTTTCATGGCATGTCTGAAGCTGTCCCATGGAATTGTGGTGTACTCTTGTATTTCTTCCCATTTTGCTTCCACTAGTTGGTATACTTTTTCAACCGGGACGTTGGTGTAGAGGGATACCACGTCCAGCGAGTACATGATGCAACCATCTGGGACGACCACGTGCGAAATTTCATTAGCAAAATCGAAGCTGTTGCGCACATGGTACTGCGTTTTACCCACGACGTTTCCCAAGATTTCCGCTAGGAATTGTGCCACACGATATGTTGCAGTTCCTATGGTTGATACTACAGGGCGGAGAGGTCTGTTCGGTTTATGAATTTTTGGCAGCCCATAGATTCTTGGTGGGTGACAGTTGTAAACCTTGAGtctgttttgacgtaggactacgtctctcttttctataccgggtgtcattctaaattttcagaaatcggccgcgttacgtttaaagtggagattttgagcgttaataactcagccatttcttgttgaattttcaaaattttggcaccaatcgattgcaaatctttacaccaattatgtccaataataatatttgctgtttttcaataacaaactattgaaaaattgggaaaagtgaacccatgtttattccagccaatcacgatcgagcacattttggatgctcccgtcgaatataaaagctactgcttcttcgcatcttccctcatttgcctttgtcgtctcgcggtgaacgcatcgaacgagagctgcccactttcttcgttttcaCTCATTCTTCTTTGGCGGCCGTGTCGGCTCTGTATcgatggttgtcggcaagggtgtgttgcacattcaccttctaaccgtctaacgcggcagaccaaggaagtgtttcgaaaattggattgatcgacggtggtggcagaggcagcagcaaaatccacagaaagacccGCCGTGAcggacgaatttgcgagttgcgtcgcttttctTTCCTCGGGGCCTCGATTTGGATTGAGTGACAGCggcgcattgctgatagcatcaggattcgcatccacggcagcaagcggcgggccaattttcgacggcgttcagcattcaacaaggaataaaccaacacgcattgcgtggcatgatgaattcatgtcattttctgttcaaaatcgttcaatatttaaacggttcttttcaggaccatcgaaaattattcctcaagagttgtgaatcagataattatttcattccatcgaacaggAAAAGTGTGGTGTGACCGAAAAGTGAACGATTGAATGCTTGATGGCCCCGCaacaatgatgatgccggccaccaatgcacagtgttttattttgccgattccgtgcgcttttttaataacgtttcaaccgatgattttagcgatatagtttcttcggagaagtttccacattagacaaggcgcttcttttgacataaagagttgaatgatcaatccacctataagtgagatgaaaaaaatattttttcgaaaaatgcagatagacgtttgatgtgttcggcaaagttgtgcaaaatgcaattttgaacaactttgtcaaagacgccataatgctgaatctcatactttacgagatatattgcgttgtatgtgcatgacccctagaaatcatatatttcatcataacattTTAACggaattttttagattttttgcgtcttgtacaaagttgtttggaatgtaaaaatacatgtttttgctgaacatcgaaaaacgctatcttttgaaataaaaaagttatttacaaattactgatttttatatggtaactttgaactcgtgttacttttttcggcgcaaaatggcgcagagaaccgtttcgaataatgaaacaactatatttctactatatgaaaatggcttaaacttttgtatacaagtgtattctttatgtgtcatggtaaatatacaaacaataatcaaatattgaaattatttaataacttcttaatttaaagagatagaatgtcgcaatgttcagcaaaattgtgtattcttgtatgctcaacaactttcaAGAACataaaaaattgtagaaaatattggtaaaaagttatgattattttaacgaattataaaaaaaacatatttaaaaatcactcagaaattgatttttattataacttttaatccataatttttacattatttgcatgttctgcAAAGTGGTTtagcatataaaaatacacaattttgctgaacattgcgacattctatctcgttaaatgaagaagttattaaataatttcaatatttgataattgtttgtttatttaccataacacataaagaatacacttatatacaaaagtttaagccattttgatataatagaaatatagttgtttcattattcggaacggttctctgcgccattttgcgccgaaagcagttagacgagttcgaagttactctataaatatcagtaatttgtaaataactttcttatttcaaaagctagcgtttttcaatgttcagcaaaaacatgtatttttacattccaaacaactttgtagaagacgcaaaaaaactaaaaaaatccgttaaaaatttatgatgaaatatatgatttctaggggtcatgcacatacaacgcaatatatctcgtaaagtatgagattcagcattatggcgtctttgacaaagttgttcaaaattgcattttgcacaactttgccgaacacatcaaacgtctatctgcatttttcgaaaaaatatttttttcatctcacttataggtggattgatcattcaactctttatgtcaaaagaagcgccttgtctaatgtagaaacttctccgaagaaactatatcgctaaaatcatcggttgaaacgttattaaaaaagcgcacgaaatcggcaaaataaaacactgtgcaatggttccatccggaatttagcaacgctttatcctatccggaccatttttagtgGAACATTGTTAAATTATAGCattttcgagttaaaatgatctgaatcttccaatattttggttactttattcgttacatgaaacttttctcatttctcggttgataaaCCGTTttaagcgtctggtgcatgtggggcggggcatgcaaacgaaataaactggaagccagccaaatgggaggagcttcatctgctaatctaggggtataaaagctgtaccctctgttttctttcgtcattttcgttggatcagtcaaggtggTTGGTGTCACCTCCAGCCCGGCAGCAACACACACCAACACAGCGACGACTCTGCTCGGCCAGGAgtttcatccacggcagcaagctgcCGGTTAGTGTTCGAAGGCATTCAGAATTCAACGCGGCGTAAACCAACCTGGCAGGAccacatcaaaatcgtccataatacaaacggtccttttcaggaccacagaaaatcctacagagttATGAAAAGTGAAAGACAGCTCTGCTTCTCAGCAAAAGTGAAGCCGACCATTAATTTTATCCATAGCAGCAAACAGTGGgtcagttttcggtggcccagcatttagcgcggagaaaaccaacacgcattgcgtggcatagtgaattcatgaacaaacggtccttatcagggccACCGAAAATGATGCCTCAGAAGTTATAAATCGGATTATTTTCATCCATAAATCGAGAAAAGTGGTGTGGAACCAAATAGTAAAAGCGTGTATACTcgtgcgactctccacgaggtgagtgtaatttacattcacctcgtggagagttgccttcgcagctccctcacgactttagtatgcgtgtgcgacccctactctatttggcaaagttttagacaaaaccacaatgccaaagtcgtccatacatcgtttcttgattgcacgcttattagctgagaaaatatcaagtgagtgtaactctttgcaagtgagtgttcccatccttgctcaagagttgtgaattagataatttcattccatcgaacgagaaaagtgtggtgcaaccatccaatattttggttacttcagccgttcaatgaaaattttctcatttcttggttgattaatcgtttgaagcgtctggagcatgcgggacgggtcatgcaaacggaataaactgcaaagccagccaaatgcgaggagcttcatctgctaatctagggatataaaagcagtgttctctgttttctttcgtcattttcgttggttcAGTCAagaaggttggaggtggatgtcacctgcagcaaggcagcagcacaccaactcagcgactactctcggctatcgtgctaatGATAGTGccaggaatcgcatccatggcaacggagcggtgggccaattttcgacggtgtccagcattctccgcagagaaaaccaacacgcattgcgtggcatggtgaatgcatcataatcgtccattattcaaaccggttcttttcaggaccatcgaaaatgaatcctcaagagttaattagataatttccaacatcgatcgagatgtagtgcaaccaaaaagcaaaagacagagcatcgttgccagcaatagtgaaactggtcattattgtaatccacgatcgcaatatgatgtttgggaagctatggcttaacgcctttcaatattataatcatttctggagctcgatttgaataggtcgtatgtgctttcgtcgatataaaattcgatcagttggattcgcttattgaagcgaaagctgttgaaattaaacaaaacttATACATACAGCCGATTCCTTACTTAGCAGGCTTTCCGTTCAATCACTAAAAGTCCTCGAAAAATAATTAATATTGCTATAGTAACTCAAATAAACTGATTgatttttatatcgacgaaagcacatacgacctattcaaatcgagctctagaTTTTAtcttttcgacgaaaattctttcaaacaacggttgaacatttatcttcaaaatgaaataatgctcaacccccaagtgatggccaaccacgcgagttacggaaggtttaactaattaacatcttatgaatgcgttcagtgaaatgaatcatataacaactttaatcaacacaccACTCCGCCGATTTTAATTTTGCCAGTATACATTGtataggccttttatgtgataaatccgttaggcatttatttacgaaggtcggacaacaatgacccgaaaaatcagctgatgtaagacttcaaatgaaagggcccattttaatatataaaagtcagaacttcattccagcctttgtcctacgtcaacattgcggttatgtctcaaacattacccacccctagttttttttgttagaattgaGCACACATGAAAACATCaagaacagaatcaatcggttccgtaatcacttgttttcgaatgggatgGATTTGGGTGGGTATGATGGCATTCAGCAccctagcacaactttttagagctgctggAAACACAACTCATCAAGGCACGAGCGGAGTATACCTTGCTTTATATTGCACATTTTTCCACGTGCAAACGCATGGTAATCGTAGTACACAGCGTTAGCAGCGCGTCCGGGTTTCATCGTGGTTCAGTCTCAGCattctaggttcaattcccgaaatagaaaTAAAACTCACCAGAACAAGAGAGCTGGATGAAAATGGTATAaggagattgtttttttcttttttttttagttgcCTTAAATATACTTTCACATTAGCTATAGTTGATTAACAGCTAATATATGGCACAAGCCTTTTATATACTTTAGCAAAATCTACAGTAAAGCATGTTTtatatcaacaatagtagcgccactttcgactttaaacctactttaatggtgcttATACGACAAAAACCGCATTATACTGCATGCtttataatacactataaagtgaATTTAATGTTCCATATACAGctccatggttacttgggtttgtACTCGCAATAttttttattactttattttccatcttgcatgaatgtatgaggaaaaaaatatgtggaggaaaaatctgtatcaagatcatgaaatctgtattttttctgtactctgtatcctgtctgtatcaacctcttaaaatctgtataatacagaaaaatctgtatatctggcatctctggtcccTTCTGTGCCAGCTTCCGGACCGATAGCATTCCGCAGTCTAGTTCCGGGATGTACAGCACGTTCTCCACTTTCACGGTGTTCATTCTTCCGTCTCCATCGACGCACTCCAGGAAGCCTTCTCCAACACCGGCGGAACTCAACACCGAACCGTCCACCAAGTTCACTTTCTGCATCACTTTATCGTCAATCTTCACGAAGAACTTCCGGTCACTGGTCATGTGGCTCGAGCAGCCACTATCCACGTACCAGGACCTCCGCTTCCGCTGACCTCCCACGCCGAAACAAATTCCAGGATTCTTCTTCACTGCAGCTTTCTTCACTTCCGGATCTTTTCTTCCTTCTTCACGAAGCATTGGGCACTCTCTCCGGAAGTGGCCCGGTTTCCGGCAGTTGTAACGTACTCGCTGCCGCACTCGTCCGTTTCGTCTGCTTCGCACATTCAGCGCCCGGTCGTGGCGCTCACCGGATGTTCCTTCTGCTCGCTTCTCCATCCGTCGGTGGTACTCGTCCATGAGCCGCTGCTTGACGAACTCCAACGACTGATCGGCGTCCGGACGGCTCTCCAAGGCCGTCACCAGTCCGTTGTAGGATTCCGGCAGACTCCGGTACACCATCGCTACCTGTAGCGAAGCTTCGATCTTCTGCCCCGCACACGAAAGCCGATCAAAAGGTTCTTCGATCGCGAACAGATGCTCCTCCATGTTCGCACCTTCTTCGTAGTTTAGACTACACAGCTTCTTCAGAAGCGACACTCGCGACGTAACCGTGGCTTTTTCGTGGTACTTCTTTAACTTTCCCCACACTTCGACCGCTGATCTCCCGTCTTTTATTAGCGGTAACTGACTGTCTTCGACGTTTAACACTATCAAGGCCCTAGCCTTTTGATCTTCTTT includes:
- the LOC134287639 gene encoding uncharacterized protein LOC134287639; amino-acid sequence: MYSLDVVSLYTNVPVEKVYQLVEAKWEEIQEYTTIPWDSFRHAMKTVLEASFFQYDGKFYCQTTGVPMGSPLSPVVANLIMEKVEQEAITQLEEKNITLSIYRRCVDDCFIVGRREDVEKVVEQFNVIDEKLQFTVEEEMDEALRFLDLTLSRSGERIRKMWIPKQKDGRYLDYHSESPHTHKVNTMIALIDRALKLTDTDRREESIGMVKKILRNNNYPEDLIKRTLTDRVHLLYNTMENEEKKEESKKYVSIPYIPGLSEKVSKTLKQHEITASFKPCDKLKNTVFTKLKDAIPPMKQTNVVYSIPCGACEEKEYIGQTSQTLDKRIAQHRNSIRTNASATGLTQHAVENGHHFDFSRTCILERIDNYASRLTAEVIHIKVKKDTTVNLQRDVDGFSNTYNNLINKLKDEQQRTERRHREVG